One window of the Pyrus communis chromosome 17, drPyrComm1.1, whole genome shotgun sequence genome contains the following:
- the LOC137723656 gene encoding E3 ubiquitin-protein ligase RFI2-like translates to MGLGSDEEVVVDESDGGGDGGGCGGNSCGGSVSCSICLEVVADKGDRSWAKLQCGHQFHLDCIGSAFNVKGAMQCPNCRKIEKGQWLYSNGCRSFPEFSMDDWTHDEDLYDLSYSEMSFGVHWCPFGSLARLPSSFEEGEFSPPSYHELLGQHAIFAEHTAVSSAAHPCPYIAYLGPIHPSSSNSSGNVSEASNFNHHWSSTSVPSEMPNSYAFPAMDLHYHSWEHHSPPPFSTTNNHIAGADQASVPSVTQRSARPSADIPRSGSLMHPFLVGHSARAGSSVTSSMIPPYPGSNARARDRVQALQAYYQQQQPSNSPTMRTPIVPGARRSSSQRGVAQVGPVASSSDQNGGFYFFPSGSSGRNYQEAENPLPNRFHPWERDHMPSFSMNQVDRDQGWSAFNQGGSGSDSAIRGSSFRQRHGSERSSSQNRS, encoded by the exons ATGGGGCTCGGCAGTGATGAAGAGGTTGTGGTTGACGAAAGCGATGGCGGTGGCGATGGCGGTGGTTGTGGTGGCAACTCGTGCGGAGGCTCTGTTTCCTGCTCGATTTGCCTTGAAGTCGTCGCCGATAAAGGGGATAGATCTTGGGCCAAGCTGCAATGTGGGCATCAATTTCATCTAG ATTGCATTGGTTCTGCCTTCAATGTAAAGGGGGCAATGCAATGCCCTAATTGTCGGAAAATTGAGAAAGGTCAATGGCTTTATTCTAATGGATGCCGTTCATTTCCGGAATTTAGCATGGATGACTGGACACATGATGAGGATCTCTATGATTTAAGTTATTCTGAAATG TCCTTTGGTGTGCACTGGTGTCCATTTGGTAGCTTAGCACGACTTCCCTCATCATTTGA GGAAGGGGAGTTTTCACCACCATCAT ATCATGAATTACTTGGACAGCATGCTATCTTCGCTGAGCATACAGCTGTATCATCTGCCGCCCATCCTTGCCCATATATCGCTTACCTTGGGCCAATTCACCCTTCATCCTCAAACTCCAGTGGAAATGTGTCAGAAGCTTCCAACTTCAACCATCATTGGAGCAGCACATCTGTACCTAGTGAAATGCCCAACTCCTATGCTTTTCCTGCCATGGATCTTCATTATCACAGTTGGGAGCATCATTCCCCGCCTCCATTCTCTACAACCAACAATCATATTGCTGGCGCCGACCAGGCTTCAGTTCCATCTGTTACTCAAAGATCTGCTAGGCCGAGCGCAGATATACCAAGATCAGGATCTCTTATGCATCCATTCCTTGTCGGTCACAG TGCTAGAGCTGGCAGCTCAGTCACTTCGTCGATGATTCCTCCTTATCCTGGCAGCAATGCACGGGCCCGCGATAGAGTCCAAGCTCTTCAGGCATATTATCAACAGCAACAACCTAGTAATTCACCAACCATGCGTACACCCATAGTTCCAGGAGCCCGGAGATCCAGCAGTCAAAGAGGGGTAGCTCAAGTAGGGCCAGTGGCTTCATCATCAGACCAAAATGGTGGTTTCTATTTTTTCCCGTCCGGTTCATCAGGTCGTAACTACCAAGAAGCTGAAAATCCGTTGCCTAATCGTTTTCATCCATGGGAAAGAGATCACATGCCTTCATTCTCGATGAATCAGGTAGACCGAGATCAAGGTTGGTCTGCTTTTAACCAAGGTGGCAGTGGTTCAGACTCGGCCATCAGAGGGAGCAGCTTCCGGCAAAGGCATGGGTCCGAGAGGTCATCCTCACAAAACCGGTCATAG